From a region of the Paenibacillus sp. FSL R10-2734 genome:
- a CDS encoding stalk domain-containing protein — protein MTLFSAPMIVAAEGMPDEMGGDQLPDVSKYQSRTMVDGKYVKLPTQPIIDHKTAYLPLKDIMEKAGYQVKWDAATKSIVMKSAAKGYTFNVTKGKFEADGKAAIVYKDYTNKNGKIFVLPDFFSLLPNPTVSWDRVAKTAIIRTATPGNLVMYNLGQGILKDKSSNREVKYSMQGIIGVPKVNNAPVAIIIHGAHPMEKAADNRYDLGFSYLVDSLSQAGYLTISLNVGINYSFEAGEPVGRERTLQIVEQQISHLKDAIEGKKNDFGIALKNKGDLNKVVLIGHSRGAADIFDIAKTSKLIHPIGLLSIAPSLTTELAKPYVDVPTSIILPQYDGDVSELDGGILFEELKNSNKKSGVEQVYLHNADHGGFNSAILPQDPYAKPENLKLLMPREQERSFLQAYAVHFMDAVTKHGITPQMEKPIASSSLGNVSELITTYTPNDKYVVNANTIQANEFKQLTSRSTAKVKQVSFSSIPGGTAGNFKPPGTFKHYGLINATWNQKNQKVVMDFPNMLNLANKKQLIISLAQDSTSALNHRMDQGMTVALTDQAGHRTVVKVPKGNPALSYQKGDLKQIKEWDGSVTSYFSTFTPISDLKIDLTSFGSINVSHVKSLELSFTDSDSGNVMIKDIKAR, from the coding sequence ATGACGTTATTTAGTGCTCCAATGATCGTTGCAGCAGAAGGAATGCCCGACGAAATGGGAGGGGACCAACTACCGGATGTAAGTAAATATCAATCTAGAACCATGGTAGATGGCAAGTATGTGAAGCTTCCAACACAACCCATTATAGATCACAAAACAGCCTATCTCCCTTTAAAAGATATTATGGAGAAGGCCGGTTATCAAGTGAAGTGGGATGCCGCCACGAAGAGTATTGTAATGAAATCAGCTGCAAAAGGTTATACATTCAATGTAACCAAGGGGAAATTTGAAGCAGATGGAAAGGCAGCAATAGTATACAAAGATTACACTAATAAAAATGGTAAAATATTCGTGTTGCCTGACTTCTTCTCCTTGCTACCCAATCCGACCGTGAGCTGGGATCGTGTAGCAAAAACGGCAATCATTCGCACGGCTACACCTGGTAATCTTGTCATGTATAATTTAGGACAAGGTATATTGAAGGATAAATCATCCAACCGTGAAGTGAAATATAGCATGCAAGGAATTATAGGTGTACCCAAGGTGAACAACGCTCCGGTTGCGATTATTATTCACGGTGCACATCCTATGGAAAAAGCAGCGGATAATCGTTATGATCTTGGATTTAGCTATCTGGTCGATTCGCTCTCTCAAGCGGGTTATCTAACCATTTCCCTAAACGTAGGCATTAATTATTCTTTCGAGGCAGGTGAACCTGTTGGGAGAGAAAGAACATTACAAATCGTGGAGCAACAGATTTCACATCTTAAAGACGCGATCGAAGGGAAGAAGAATGATTTTGGTATAGCATTAAAAAACAAGGGTGATTTGAATAAAGTAGTTTTAATCGGTCATTCTCGCGGCGCTGCTGATATATTTGATATTGCAAAAACATCAAAGCTTATTCATCCCATTGGCCTACTTTCCATTGCTCCATCATTAACCACTGAGTTAGCTAAACCATATGTGGACGTTCCAACTAGTATTATCCTTCCACAATATGATGGGGATGTATCAGAATTAGATGGTGGTATACTTTTCGAGGAGCTTAAGAACTCGAATAAAAAATCCGGCGTTGAGCAAGTATATCTTCACAATGCGGATCACGGCGGATTCAATAGTGCTATTTTGCCGCAGGATCCTTATGCCAAGCCGGAAAATTTGAAACTGTTAATGCCTAGAGAACAAGAAAGAAGCTTCCTTCAAGCTTATGCTGTACATTTCATGGACGCGGTTACGAAGCACGGGATTACACCACAGATGGAGAAGCCGATTGCTTCATCGAGCTTAGGCAATGTTAGTGAGCTTATCACGACGTATACACCAAATGACAAGTATGTGGTGAACGCGAATACCATTCAAGCAAATGAATTCAAACAGTTGACTAGTCGTTCAACTGCGAAAGTAAAGCAAGTGAGCTTCAGCTCCATCCCAGGTGGAACAGCAGGAAACTTCAAGCCACCCGGCACTTTTAAGCACTATGGACTCATCAATGCGACCTGGAATCAGAAAAATCAAAAGGTTGTAATGGATTTTCCTAATATGCTGAACTTAGCTAATAAGAAGCAGTTAATTATTAGCTTAGCGCAGGATAGCACTAGTGCACTTAATCATCGTATGGATCAGGGTATGACGGTTGCGCTTACTGATCAAGCGGGCCATCGAACGGTAGTCAAGGTCCCGAAAGGAAATCCCGCTTTATCGTATCAAAAAGGAGATTTAAAACAGATTAAAGAATGGGACGGTAGCGTAACATCATATTTCTCTACCTTTACGCCCATATCGGATTTGAAGATTGATCTTACTTCATTTGGTTCAATTAATGTATCACACGTAAAGTCACTAGAGTTAAGCTTCACAGATAGTGATTCAGGAAATGTAATGATTAAGGATATCAAAGCAAGGTAA
- a CDS encoding response regulator, protein MMKVLLVEDEILVRVGIKSIVDWEEHGYTVIGEASNGAEALEKIQDNVPDLVMTDLVMDTMNGFELIKVLRQDYPDIRIIVLSCHNDFQNVKEAMRLGASDYLFKLTIMPDELIQTLDMVRNQMGVVNVAVSSATDQIVHQNLSTIKSKVIHAAIEKSYVSAADCSKELEQLGVKVDLELDYILVYISTDEFYLANVNSRIKERELLKFSMLNFIAEAFERIESSEVFEYDGGDCLVIVNTEGLEHVTILETFIMLREYMQRYLGISVSGSLSLNHRGIRELQEAHQEAITALEARFYSGGGSLYDYRERVDITAGGSIDFPDNLNCVILDNWLEQIAIEKVKLFLAEYFDFMESCERVSRHRVRNRLLEVLVPFLTAARKRGVDLENMKYDGGFTAQQVIAQYESLKLIRTWFMQFADDFMEECRKKGQTRGRPEIVKVKDYVKNNLSSSDISVSTVAVLVNMSESYFSHLFKKETGSSFVDYVNCMRIEKAKGLLLHTDMKIFEIASKVGVENTNYFSMLFKKLTGISPSEFRQ, encoded by the coding sequence ATGATGAAGGTGTTGTTGGTTGAAGACGAGATCCTCGTTCGCGTAGGAATCAAGTCCATTGTTGATTGGGAAGAGCATGGGTATACGGTGATCGGGGAAGCTTCGAATGGAGCGGAAGCCTTAGAGAAAATCCAGGACAATGTTCCTGATCTCGTGATGACTGATCTGGTGATGGACACCATGAACGGGTTTGAATTGATAAAGGTGCTGCGACAGGATTATCCAGACATTCGGATCATTGTGCTAAGTTGCCATAACGACTTTCAAAATGTGAAGGAAGCGATGCGGCTTGGGGCGAGCGACTACTTATTTAAATTAACGATTATGCCTGATGAGCTTATCCAAACTCTTGACATGGTTAGGAATCAGATGGGCGTGGTGAATGTAGCTGTAAGCTCCGCCACAGATCAGATCGTACATCAAAACTTGAGCACGATTAAGAGCAAAGTCATTCATGCAGCCATTGAGAAGAGTTACGTCAGCGCGGCGGACTGCAGCAAGGAACTCGAGCAGCTTGGAGTAAAGGTAGATCTGGAATTGGACTATATTTTGGTCTACATAAGTACGGACGAGTTTTATCTAGCCAATGTGAACAGTCGGATCAAGGAGCGGGAGTTGCTGAAGTTCTCCATGTTGAATTTCATTGCCGAAGCGTTCGAACGTATCGAATCCTCTGAAGTGTTCGAATATGACGGGGGAGATTGCCTGGTTATCGTCAATACTGAAGGATTAGAACATGTGACTATTCTGGAGACGTTCATCATGCTCCGCGAATATATGCAACGTTACCTGGGAATCAGCGTGTCCGGCAGTCTCAGCTTGAATCATAGAGGGATACGTGAATTGCAAGAAGCTCACCAAGAAGCAATTACCGCGCTAGAAGCCCGATTCTATTCGGGAGGCGGGAGCCTTTATGATTACCGGGAAAGAGTGGATATTACAGCTGGCGGCAGTATTGACTTTCCAGATAACTTGAATTGCGTAATATTGGACAACTGGCTGGAACAAATTGCGATAGAGAAGGTAAAGTTGTTCCTTGCGGAGTATTTTGATTTTATGGAATCCTGCGAACGCGTTTCCCGGCATCGCGTTCGCAACCGTCTACTGGAAGTGCTGGTTCCCTTCCTCACAGCCGCCAGAAAGCGTGGGGTCGACTTGGAAAATATGAAATACGACGGGGGCTTTACCGCGCAGCAAGTCATCGCCCAATATGAGAGCCTCAAGTTGATCCGGACCTGGTTTATGCAGTTTGCCGATGACTTTATGGAAGAATGTCGCAAGAAGGGGCAAACAAGGGGTAGGCCGGAGATCGTTAAAGTCAAAGACTATGTGAAAAATAATTTAAGCAGCAGTGACATTAGTGTCTCAACCGTAGCAGTTCTGGTCAATATGAGCGAGAGCTATTTCTCTCACCTGTTCAAGAAGGAAACGGGGAGCAGTTTCGTCGATTATGTCAATTGCATGAGAATCGAGAAGGCGAAAGGACTGCTACTGCATACTGATATGAAAATATTCGAAATCGCGTCGAAGGTCGGCGTTGAGAATACAAATTACTTCAGCATGCTGTTTAAGAAGCTGACGGGAATTTCGCCTTCAGAGTTCAGACAGTGA
- a CDS encoding methylenetetrahydrofolate reductase, with protein MGAAGNTFKQKILSKKPGILTYGMTPPKASHSPEKISEIAQKQVERLKNLDLDALILYDVQEEVDRVDHDRPYPYLPTLDPSIYGDKYLGDLEVPKIIYRCVGNDTRAQFEDWIKTDESENRFSVYVGASSGKQEVKLTLPDAYKLSKQLNRNLTFGGVVIPERHIKKNDEHIRVVDKINNGCNFFITQATYNVEASKNLLSDLYYYNTNHGFEMVPILFNLAPCGTAKTLQFMKWLGISIPGWLENELKYSNDILDKSIQLSQKIFEELFDFGLEKGIPIGCSIESVSTSKLEIEASVQLAKDVKAFLDKKLFSLESR; from the coding sequence TTGGGAGCGGCAGGGAATACATTTAAACAAAAAATATTGAGCAAGAAACCTGGTATTTTAACATATGGGATGACACCACCGAAGGCAAGTCATTCACCAGAAAAGATATCAGAAATTGCACAGAAACAGGTTGAAAGACTTAAAAACCTTGATCTAGATGCTTTAATTCTTTACGACGTCCAGGAGGAAGTAGATAGGGTTGATCATGATAGACCTTACCCATATTTACCAACACTTGATCCGTCTATCTATGGTGATAAATATCTAGGAGATCTAGAGGTCCCAAAAATAATTTATCGGTGCGTCGGTAATGATACAAGAGCTCAGTTCGAGGATTGGATTAAGACTGACGAAAGTGAAAACAGATTTTCCGTGTATGTGGGTGCTTCGTCAGGTAAGCAAGAGGTGAAATTGACATTACCAGATGCTTACAAGCTTAGCAAACAGTTAAATCGTAATTTAACTTTTGGAGGAGTTGTCATTCCTGAAAGACATATAAAAAAGAATGATGAGCATATACGGGTTGTCGACAAGATTAATAATGGGTGCAACTTTTTTATCACTCAGGCAACTTATAATGTAGAGGCATCAAAGAATTTATTGTCTGATTTATATTATTACAATACAAATCACGGTTTTGAGATGGTTCCTATTTTATTTAATCTTGCACCATGTGGTACAGCGAAAACATTACAATTTATGAAATGGTTAGGAATCAGTATCCCGGGATGGTTAGAAAACGAGTTGAAGTACTCGAACGACATTTTGGATAAATCAATTCAGCTATCTCAAAAAATCTTTGAAGAACTATTCGATTTCGGGCTGGAAAAGGGAATTCCAATTGGATGCAGCATCGAAAGTGTATCAACAAGTAAGTTGGAAATTGAAGCATCCGTACAGCTTGCTAAAGATGTAAAGGCATTTTTAGATAAAAAGCTGTTTAGTCTAGAAAGTAGATGA
- a CDS encoding histidine kinase, producing MRKYWFRSLGTRLYLWVILCIIFPVVGMFIYSFWTFEGIIKEEVSQRSIESITGIENEINNIFDNLVRASNVLSNNDSILRVLEDENRSYYERSTDIGKAIDNVIESNSVLSQAKITIFDNRMDVYSNWSLNFNDYRFLYQEDWVQQAVNYNGHLVWRLLEPSFINEDKNKNKNYISLARVINGFGNGEDKSGVLIISLSEEVFIGIFQKNKYISNKDDIVIVTNDSNKMIMSLDPRGISNSQEVSKLMHEISDEERGYKLREVEGKKYMVNYYTISRVPWTFENGEWKVTVFTLYDKIIKGLKTFTSKVELFFGLFIVAVLVILGVLTVQIVKPIRKLNKRMMKFNPSHELTRLEIGRKDEIGHLNLSFQNMAKNIIELFEKLETEHNIREKYRFESLRAQLNPHFLFNSLNTIRWMAILRKADNIVENVDALVNLMNYSMSRGSEFVALREEIEHIRSYVHIQNSRYGGKIELEVEVDSVMMDMQIIRFILQPAVENAIIHGYKDANRQGTILVKAIPEQNNLALYVMDDGVGIEQDRLASILVEEQVKRGNEKKISGIGLKIVNERLKMSYGHKYGVWIESEAGKGTVVKFLLPMVQEEVSEYDEGVVG from the coding sequence ATGAGAAAATACTGGTTTCGAAGTTTGGGTACCCGGTTGTATCTGTGGGTCATTCTATGTATTATTTTTCCGGTAGTCGGCATGTTCATCTATAGCTTCTGGACATTCGAGGGAATCATTAAAGAAGAAGTCAGCCAGCGGAGCATCGAGAGCATTACGGGGATCGAAAATGAAATCAATAATATATTCGACAATCTAGTCAGAGCATCAAACGTATTGAGCAATAATGACAGCATTCTCCGAGTATTAGAGGATGAGAACCGATCTTATTATGAACGTTCCACCGATATTGGCAAAGCGATTGATAACGTGATTGAGAGCAACAGTGTATTGAGTCAAGCTAAGATTACAATTTTCGATAATCGTATGGACGTTTATTCTAATTGGTCTTTGAATTTCAACGATTATCGGTTCCTCTATCAGGAAGATTGGGTACAGCAGGCAGTCAACTACAACGGACACCTCGTATGGCGCTTGCTTGAGCCATCATTCATAAATGAAGACAAAAACAAGAATAAGAACTATATCTCCCTGGCTCGGGTCATTAACGGTTTCGGTAACGGGGAGGACAAATCGGGTGTTCTGATCATCAGCTTAAGCGAAGAAGTGTTTATCGGGATATTCCAAAAAAATAAATATATTAGCAATAAAGATGACATCGTCATTGTAACCAATGATAGCAATAAAATGATTATGTCTCTTGATCCGAGGGGGATCAGTAACAGTCAAGAAGTAAGCAAACTGATGCACGAAATATCTGATGAAGAGCGTGGATATAAACTGCGAGAAGTAGAAGGAAAAAAGTATATGGTCAATTATTACACGATCTCCCGAGTACCCTGGACTTTCGAAAATGGTGAGTGGAAGGTGACGGTATTCACTTTGTATGACAAAATCATCAAGGGGTTGAAAACGTTTACTTCTAAAGTTGAATTGTTTTTTGGACTATTTATTGTGGCAGTGTTAGTCATATTGGGAGTGCTTACGGTTCAAATCGTGAAACCGATCAGAAAGTTAAACAAGAGAATGATGAAATTCAATCCTTCGCATGAGCTTACCCGATTGGAGATTGGTCGCAAGGATGAAATCGGGCATCTGAATCTATCCTTTCAAAATATGGCAAAAAACATTATTGAACTGTTCGAGAAGCTTGAAACTGAGCATAACATCCGGGAGAAGTATCGTTTCGAATCGCTGCGAGCCCAGCTCAACCCGCATTTTCTTTTCAATTCGTTGAATACGATCCGGTGGATGGCCATTCTTCGCAAAGCGGATAACATCGTAGAGAACGTCGATGCCTTGGTCAATTTGATGAATTATAGCATGAGCAGAGGCAGCGAATTCGTAGCGCTTCGGGAGGAAATCGAACATATCCGTAGTTATGTACATATCCAAAACAGCCGATATGGGGGGAAGATTGAGCTTGAAGTCGAAGTAGATTCCGTTATGATGGATATGCAAATTATCCGGTTCATTCTGCAACCAGCTGTGGAAAATGCGATCATTCATGGCTATAAGGATGCGAACCGTCAAGGCACTATCTTGGTGAAGGCGATCCCGGAACAAAACAATCTGGCATTATATGTGATGGATGACGGCGTAGGAATCGAACAGGATAGATTGGCGTCGATTCTAGTTGAGGAACAGGTGAAGCGAGGCAACGAAAAGAAGATTTCTGGAATCGGTCTGAAGATCGTCAATGAAAGATTGAAGATGTCATATGGACATAAATACGGAGTATGGATTGAGAGTGAAGCAGGAAAGGGCACGGTTGTCAAATTCCTGCTTCCCATGGTTCAAGAGGAGGTTTCGGAATATGATGAAGGTGTTGTTGGTTGA
- a CDS encoding sugar ABC transporter permease, whose amino-acid sequence MKISRQLKTDIVGYTFIAPNLIGFLIFTLFPVAFSVVISFTDWDYTQGFNSMTFNWGNNFVEMWKDEWFVASLINTFYFSFAVVPATVFIALVLAVVIDKYVIGKTPVRLAMFMPYISNIVALSIVWVMMYSPYGPITQLVQSLGVENPPKWLGDFNWAMPAIIVMSIWAGVGYCIMIYTSAIQSLPTEQYEAAEIDGASEVQKFFKITIPMLSPTTFFLVITTFIASFQVFGQIMIMTRGGPGTSTSVLVHYVYTTAFSFYRMGYAAAISWILFIVLFIITIIQWQGQKKWVSYT is encoded by the coding sequence TTGAAGATAAGCAGACAGTTAAAAACGGACATCGTTGGATATACCTTTATCGCACCGAATTTAATCGGATTTCTAATATTTACGTTGTTCCCTGTTGCATTTTCCGTTGTCATCAGCTTTACCGATTGGGATTACACACAAGGTTTTAACAGTATGACCTTTAACTGGGGCAATAATTTCGTAGAGATGTGGAAGGACGAATGGTTTGTTGCTTCGTTGATCAATACATTCTACTTTTCTTTCGCAGTCGTTCCGGCAACCGTTTTCATTGCCCTCGTCCTAGCCGTGGTGATCGATAAGTATGTCATCGGTAAGACGCCTGTTCGACTCGCAATGTTCATGCCTTACATTTCTAATATCGTGGCATTATCGATTGTCTGGGTCATGATGTACTCTCCTTACGGACCGATCACTCAATTGGTTCAATCGTTGGGAGTCGAGAACCCGCCCAAATGGTTAGGCGATTTCAACTGGGCGATGCCGGCCATCATCGTGATGTCGATCTGGGCAGGTGTTGGATACTGTATCATGATTTACACTTCTGCCATCCAGTCGTTGCCAACTGAACAATACGAAGCCGCAGAGATCGACGGCGCCAGTGAAGTCCAGAAATTTTTCAAAATTACGATTCCTATGCTTTCCCCTACGACGTTCTTCTTGGTGATTACGACTTTCATCGCTTCTTTCCAGGTTTTTGGTCAGATTATGATTATGACCAGAGGTGGTCCCGGAACGTCTACCAGTGTGCTCGTCCATTACGTATATACGACTGCATTCTCCTTCTATCGAATGGGCTATGCCGCGGCGATTTCCTGGATTCTATTTATTGTTTTGTTTATTATTACGATCATTCAGTGGCAAGGTCAGAAAAAGTGGGTTAGCTACACCTAG
- a CDS encoding carbohydrate ABC transporter permease, producing the protein MDTTNQQILSKRGQPSRFPAMNRKKTKTITLKIIFTLLVGILAFTMIVPFLWMLSASFKISADVLKLPTDWIPNYLNLDNFKVVWNIGDSAPRDYHFALSFYNSLKVSTINMVFGVLTSSLAGYAFAKIRFRGANVVFLLYLSTMMIPSQVTLIPKFVLFDKLDMMGTHLTLILPGIVTITGTFLMRQFFMQIPNELIEAAHIDGAGEFRTWAQIVLPIAKPSMASLAMIVFLWSWNNYLDALVFLRDWRTYTIPVALNNFIDESITEYNLVMAASVSALFPVFIVFLVGQRFFVKGLTAGAVKG; encoded by the coding sequence ATGGATACGACAAACCAGCAGATCTTATCGAAACGAGGACAGCCGAGCAGATTCCCTGCTATGAATAGGAAAAAAACGAAAACAATTACCTTGAAGATCATATTTACGTTACTGGTTGGTATTCTGGCTTTCACGATGATCGTTCCGTTCTTGTGGATGTTATCGGCATCATTTAAAATTTCGGCAGACGTGTTAAAGCTCCCGACAGACTGGATTCCAAACTATTTGAATCTCGATAACTTCAAAGTCGTGTGGAATATTGGCGACTCTGCACCAAGAGATTATCACTTCGCACTCAGTTTCTACAACTCTTTGAAAGTGTCGACCATCAACATGGTGTTCGGAGTGCTTACTAGCTCATTGGCCGGATATGCATTCGCGAAGATTCGGTTCAGAGGGGCTAACGTCGTCTTTCTCTTGTATTTGTCGACGATGATGATTCCTTCACAGGTAACGTTGATTCCTAAGTTTGTATTATTCGATAAGCTTGACATGATGGGAACGCACTTGACTTTGATTTTACCCGGGATCGTAACGATTACGGGAACATTCCTCATGAGGCAATTTTTCATGCAAATCCCGAACGAATTAATTGAAGCGGCGCATATCGACGGCGCCGGAGAGTTCAGAACCTGGGCGCAGATCGTCTTGCCTATCGCGAAACCGTCGATGGCGTCTCTCGCAATGATCGTGTTCTTGTGGAGTTGGAACAACTATCTCGATGCGCTCGTGTTTCTTAGGGATTGGCGAACCTATACGATACCGGTGGCGCTTAATAACTTTATTGACGAGAGCATTACGGAATACAATTTGGTCATGGCAGCGTCCGTATCCGCCTTATTTCCAGTATTCATCGTCTTCTTGGTAGGGCAGAGATTTTTCGTCAAAGGATTAACCGCAGGAGCGGTCAAGG
- a CDS encoding extracellular solute-binding protein encodes MKAKRLGLLVLSALLTVMVFAGCSKNNSPGITAPSEASQDTDTEKSESKQSIKLKMWGAVPPEAGPQAVMDNFNKAFADQGISIEYERYVNDDQGNMKLETNLLAGNDIDIYVSYTLDGLKKRASGKMALDLTPYLEQDKIDLADSFGGAMATSYNVDGKSYAIPTKFDQFGIVLNKDMFDAAGIPIPTEWTMDEFREIAKKLTHGEGQEKVYGMFFNTQQDIFCSLNYFSVQVLGGDVFYKQGGKETNFTDPAIVKSTRTVADMMNVDKSAPTHVDSVTQKLTQEGMFLSGKSAMTIGPWMIRSIKDKVNYPHSFVTAFAPYPTPEKKSDMFTQGGLGDLVSINPKSKNIDAAWTFLKWYATEGMLPLSQGGRVPAYKQFDKDSILQAFISGAEDILDAQTTKAVLIDPKTNYAVPSISNKLPEIRKVLGEELEKIYLENKTTENGLADAKKRADELLK; translated from the coding sequence ATGAAAGCAAAGAGATTAGGCTTGTTGGTTTTATCAGCTTTATTGACGGTAATGGTGTTTGCCGGATGTAGTAAGAACAATTCACCGGGCATTACCGCTCCTAGCGAGGCTTCCCAAGATACAGACACGGAGAAATCAGAGAGCAAACAGTCCATTAAACTGAAAATGTGGGGGGCTGTTCCACCGGAAGCCGGTCCACAAGCTGTCATGGATAATTTTAATAAGGCGTTTGCAGATCAGGGCATCAGCATAGAATATGAACGGTACGTCAATGATGATCAAGGCAATATGAAGTTGGAAACGAATCTTCTGGCAGGTAACGACATAGATATTTATGTCTCCTACACGCTGGATGGGTTGAAGAAGAGAGCTTCGGGCAAAATGGCGCTGGATTTAACCCCTTATCTGGAACAGGACAAGATCGACCTGGCAGATAGCTTCGGCGGTGCCATGGCGACTTCTTACAACGTTGACGGCAAGAGCTATGCGATTCCGACCAAGTTTGACCAGTTTGGGATCGTTTTAAACAAAGATATGTTCGATGCTGCCGGTATCCCTATACCGACGGAATGGACAATGGATGAATTCCGTGAGATCGCTAAGAAATTGACCCATGGTGAGGGACAGGAGAAAGTATACGGCATGTTCTTCAACACGCAACAGGATATATTCTGCTCTTTGAATTACTTCTCTGTGCAAGTATTGGGCGGCGACGTATTCTACAAGCAGGGTGGCAAGGAAACTAACTTCACGGACCCTGCGATCGTTAAATCAACCCGCACCGTTGCAGATATGATGAACGTGGACAAGAGCGCTCCTACTCACGTGGATAGCGTGACCCAAAAGTTGACCCAGGAAGGGATGTTTCTGAGCGGTAAATCCGCTATGACGATCGGCCCTTGGATGATCCGCAGCATCAAGGATAAGGTCAACTATCCGCATTCCTTTGTAACGGCATTCGCACCTTATCCTACACCAGAGAAGAAGTCGGACATGTTTACGCAAGGCGGCTTAGGTGATCTGGTTTCGATTAATCCGAAGTCCAAAAATATTGATGCGGCATGGACATTCCTGAAATGGTATGCAACAGAAGGTATGTTGCCGCTGTCCCAAGGCGGAAGAGTTCCGGCATACAAGCAATTCGATAAGGATAGCATTCTCCAGGCATTCATCAGCGGTGCGGAAGATATTCTCGATGCCCAAACGACGAAAGCGGTATTAATCGATCCAAAAACCAACTATGCGGTTCCGTCAATCTCCAATAAACTTCCTGAAATCAGGAAAGTATTGGGTGAAGAGCTGGAAAAAATCTATCTTGAAAACAAAACGACCGAAAACGGGCTTGCAGATGCGAAGAAGCGCGCAGACGAATTACTGAAGTGA